The Populus alba chromosome 6, ASM523922v2, whole genome shotgun sequence genome contains a region encoding:
- the LOC118057945 gene encoding uncharacterized protein: MRMIAQVSLRCIRDGFLSSGRFQAPHLIKSLSTNAPSDNWIGDNQSSNSFESADGFEQRIFGGIDGGNSHSESFFQKLDRLAKARNGPGSRLNERNSSEMVNDLDSSFNTLKDGMDEKLQEAAGYIDVDIDDIDEYRPDAHFEDGDTYDIKDLDLTKPFVRRERRDEFCVTTAEVLSKADFRNVRFLANFITDAGIIIKRRQTGISAKAQRKVAREIKTARAFGLMPFTTMGTKSFVFGTSMQSQDEDFQYRSYDHTVDDEKDHDEA; this comes from the exons ATGAGAATGATAGCTCAGGTTTCGTTGCGTTGCATTAGGGATGGATTCTTGAGTAGCGGGCGATTTCAGGCTCCTCATCTTATCAAATCCCTCTCTACAAATGCACCTTCAG ATAATTGGATTGGAGACAATCAAAGCTCCAATTCTTTTGAGTCTGCTGATGGCTTTGAGCAACGAATATTTGGTGGCATTGATGGGGGTAATTCACATTCTGAATCCTTTTTCCAAAAGCTTGATAGACTGGCAAAGGCTCGCAATGGACCTGGTTCAAGGCTGAATGAACGAAATAGTTCTGAAATGGTGAATGATTTAGATTCGAGTTTTAACACATTAAAAGATGGAATGGATGAAAAGTTACAGGAAGCAGCTGGATATATAGATGTTGATATTGATGATATAGATGAGTATAGGCCAGATGCACACTTTGAAGATGGAGATACTTATGATATTAAG GATCTGGATCTTACAAAGCCATTTGTACGTAGAGAAAGACGGGATGAATTTTGTGTAACTACTGCGGAAGTTCTGAGTAAAGCTGATTTTCGG AATGTTAGATTCCTTGCAAACTTCATAACAGATGCTGGAATTATTATTAAGAGGAGACAG ACTGGCATAAGTGCCAAAGCCCAGAGAAAGGTTGCAAGGGAGATCAAAACAGCTCGAGCTTTTGGTCTGATGCCTTTCACAACAATGGGGACAAAATCATTTGTTTTCGGCACTTCTATGCAGAGTCAAGATGAGGATTTTCAATATCGGTCTTATGATCACACAGTTGATGATGAAAAAGATCATGACGAAGCTTAG